ATCTAAGGAtggtattttgttattgtgtGTACTCGGTGGCTTCTTCCGGAATATGAGGGTCAATTCTTTGTAGAGTCGTTGCACTGGCAGCTCTACCAGCAGAGCTAGAGGTAATGCAGCTGCATAAGACACCACCGCCACACCAAACCACCCATATATctaattagttataaaaaaatattttaatcgtcATACATTAGGTTTTGCGCTTATTCTGTACACAAATATAGgataaaacgaaattaatatttgtcgACCTGAGACCCTAGTGAAGGTTGGAATACGAATTTGTGTTTGTCTTTCtttgtacaatttattaaaatgataaccACTACTCATATCAAATGattcaaaaattaatgtacTAAATTATTTCACCTTCGTTAGATTTATGTAGCAACTAAAGATATGCTATAACTTTTTGTAATTAAGAAGAATCCTGTTGAGAATAAGTCCTTATTAAATAGACCGTACCGCATACTGTCTGTCGAGTTGTGTGGGCGTGAGCCGTGAGCCCAACAGAGCTTTGTTAAGCGGCATGTGTAGTAGCAGCGCTCCGAAAGACAGACGAGCTAACGCAGCCGAGGAGTGAGACAGCCACGTTCGCCATGGAGCTAGAATAAGGAGAAGCTAAGAGTGTTGGTATAGTATTTTGTAAGATAAATAACAGAGCAGCGACAATACTTATGATTAAAATGTAGgtactaattaatttttaacagtgACAAGATTCAGAAAACGTAGGGTACAGTCATATAAATGCATGCGAAATTCTTGcctactattaataataagtatacGTGCTAATGTTTTCTATCATTATGTATTTACAGGATGGTGTCAGGGTTGGAAAAATATCCTTACACTTGATTCCGTGTATGGCTCCGAGGAGTGCTAAAGTGACGCAGAGTAGAAAGATTGGTCGCTCCAAAGCTGCCAGCAACGCCGCTACGAGTCTATTAGGCGGACCAGCTCCTAAAGCCATTGGAGAAAGCGCCGCCCAGCACAGAGCAGCCGGTGCCCCCGCCACCGACACCCATCTAAATAACTGACggaaacataattttgtttagcCTCTAAACAGAGAAACCATGGAATCCCAGCTAGAAACATCTTTTTCATAGATGTGTAccgtaaagaaaaaaaatattacagaagtaataagaatgttattaataataggtCAGCCAATATCCtatctttgtttattattcaatacttTTAGTTTCGTAGATGATGGCAGATGATGGCATATATTTAAGACTAAACAGTAtacaatatagatatataaatatatgtatatagtaggTATATACACAAAGACACAatcttatcttaatattacgcaaatataaataataggtaaaTTAATCCCATCGCCACGTTTCCTTTCACAATAGCTAACCAATCAGCCCTAATTGAGCGCAGTTAGATTTCCTTGGTCGTATTACCCGCAAATCAAGTAATATCCTAACaagataatttcattattaaatatataatcaaataatttttatgtaatttgttataaaacatagtgatgtttaaaacaaaatattaaatattatcattaacaAAAAGTTATCAACTATTACTATTTGTGGATTGGAAACAAAAAGACTTGCACTAATTGCACTTTTCAGATTAACTTATGTAGTTTTCATCAAAAATCCTATAGGCTGATTTACAAAACCGTCATAGccaaaagataattaaaaagttagcatgcctatattttattaatattttataaatactttttttttctaattttcattcaatttcTAGTGATTACAGTAATAAGCGAGGATATGAGTGAAAACTacaactaattaatttatttaacagatagttttaaagttttctttcATATACCTAGGTTGACACCACAATTTACATATGTTCCaagatttatgtaaaatatggtAACAGTCTGTGTTAAGTATGACAGTGAAAACTCGTCTTAAAGGAgctatatagttatttattgtacACTAGGCCTTAAACTCGTGTAATATAATAAGCGAGTAATGTACCGTGAAAGGTAAAATTTACGGAAAATCTAACTGCTGGTTACGATGGTGGCACTTCCTTGTGGCGACTGTGTACAGAttacattaaagaaaattaccattacttaaataatttaaacagaatATGTAATGTTGaatattgaaaagtaaaaatattttaagttgagtatacaacaatataaacgaaaagttattttgtaatgtacCTATTAAGAAAATCTAGCTCTTAAATGTGTTGCCCAATACATAAGCAACTTTAATAGTCGTTACAAGCAGCCATCCGCGTGACGCAATATAGCCCGAGTGAAAGTACCTAGAGACTGGTACAAGCTGGACCTACATCCCTACAGATCTAAACGGcacaaaatgtattatatggaATAAGTTACATGAAAGAAACTTTGTTTCGGAGAATTAACCTACATATAAATGCCGCTTTTTACTCAACCACTGTAGTTGAACAACTACAAAGGGCAAATAAAGACTTCACGCAATTTCAACttaaaagaaagtaaaataatttatataataacaatgctgcaggttttatatttccatattaactttgttattacaaagatctatattaatagttacatGATAATTGTGAGTTTCCATTCGGTACACGTTATTTGAATAGTTCATTGGAAAGGGCTAATTCGGCTTGAGAAAGAAAGTTCAGTGACCCCAGCAATACAAGCACGTGTCAGTAGGTCGATCAAATCGTTGATACCTGGTGTTCGAGTAGGCCGGAGCGTGGCAGTCGGCGTTGAGCATGTGCCAACAGCAGGCCGGCTAGCGCTCCTGGCGCATTACCCAAAGGAGACTGATACAACCAGTTGAAAGATGCTTCTCCGCTGTACTGCAGACGAACAGACCTAGTAGCACAaagtaaagaatttattacattgtttCATACAATATACGTAGTTGACGAGTTGTATATTCAACAATGGGTCTTGTAAAAATAACGAATCAGTATTAAGTAATCCAAGATCATCTCCTATCATCATGCGTTAGCTACATTCACTggtaatatgttttaatttttgtgcTTACTCTGGATTATGTAGGACGAAGGTGGGCACGAGTTTCCACATATATGCTAGTACCGTCAACGTTGCAGAGACGACACCGAAAAGTACAATCAGCAATCGAACAGCACAACGTCGACCTCGTAATAGTAGTGTCAATGCCAGTGACAGAGCATACAACTGCATGTCGGCTGCCAGATACCTGGTATCCATTaagtttttgttgaaaattttgtattccCTTTCATTACATAGAAATCTAAAACATGTATCTAAGTACTATTCTCACAAACTGAGTCTAGAGAAAATGAAAGAATTTATTCATCCTACTAACCAGGTCTGTATAAGGCACTTATCATCCCTGATGAGAACGTTGTTGAGGTATAGAAGGTGAGTCCACCATTTCCTGCGACAGATGTCAGCTTCAGCGGTGACAAGTGGCGTCCACATTGGGCCCTGTCCCAGACGCCACCACCACGACGATGCGAACCATAAAACCATGAAATAGCTGGGACTCACCCTGGATCATATGCCCaagattaaaactaattaattttatgaatttatagattttgaaatgtttactataatttatattttactatagtTTATCACTATGTATtcaatttgtaaatatcaCAAAGAAATGTTgtggtataattaaaaatcaggCCAATACATTTTCTAATAGTATAACTATAATGCATatgttcttttaattttttttactggtaATAAATTgatgaattttgaattaactTAACCTAATCgcagttttatttgaattacttgaGATTTGTACAAACCTAATTATCCTGTTAATCATAGTATCGAAAAATGTGCTGAATGGTGGTAGGTGGTTCTTTTGCTCCAATATTTTGTGGGCGAGAAGGAAGCTAGCCATCAAGAAGAATATCTGCACTACCAGTGTGCTGTTTGTCATCAGGATCACATCACCCTCATGACGcaactatatccattttaacatacacaaaaattaaaaacgtcaTAAAATAGCATCAACAAGTTATACAGAGGTTTACGAGTACACTAACCTGTTCAAATATCCTCGTATTTTCAATGTAAGAAATAGTGCCGAGCCAACAAACGTGTTCAATGATGACGCATAGCATACAGAAGACCCTTAGACCGTCAAAGGAGCGAAGGTCCAGTTCCCTGGTCGCTGGGGCAGGTGTTACTAGGGATTGCCACGATTGACGCAATGACCACGACAAAGCCCAACCACAACCTGTCATCATGGTTAACATTTgaccatataaatattattagactGTTATAATAGGTTTAATCCTGCCTAGTTAGctaatggaaaaaaataagtagttTGGGTTGTCTTTCGAATGTTCgcgttttatatgaaaatggagtaaaaattaaaagcctTTTATaggttgaattttaaaaaatttggatTTTGCATGTGTTTTTTCAATTCTTGCTAAGCTAGAagactttaaatgaaaatgtgtaattttctcattttttttcGATATCTGGCAATCGTCAGTGGGTTTCAGcaatttgaaagaaatatatttgagtaAGAGCCCGTGAACCCCAGATctacgttattttataaaagctgAAAGTTTGTCAGTGGTTGCTCCTTACACAGGTAAGAACACACATCATCTACTTATTAcccaagttttatatataaaaatcagcttatatactataaaataagtaaaattataatttcatgaacattaattttgtcTGGCAAGGGGCTAAATAATTGGACTTCATTATTTGATGTATTTAGATCCTTATTTTAGACACCTTTAGTTCCTTTTACCCGCCAAAGCCACTATAACCCAAACCCCATAATTGTCTATCGTTCTTACCTGTGTTGGGAGCATCCACTGACAAACTTTcagcttttataaaataacgtagGTCTGGGGTTCACGGGCTCTTAgaccataatatttttaaacgctTTTTGCAAATAGATTGTATAAAAATctggtataataaattaaatttaatgtaattgttgTACTTTAAAAGGCACATTTGACATTATTGATTTTCTCAatagtattcaaaatatttttaaggataaATGAACggaaagcaaataaaaattattactagaTCTTGTAGAGAATTGACAtctgatatgtaatttttatcaaagtttCCGTCATTTCAAAAAcctaaacttttttaattacggTATTGTCACTCTTTTTTTAGAAACActattttacagtttttaatgtttataattcgataataattaacaacgCAATGTAAATGTATTGCAATGGAAATGTATCCATGGTAATCTTACttcctatattatatattttctcgtGAAGTACACGTTTTTCTCTGACTTTTCTCTCGTCACGGTCAGTGGGAAAAGAATGGTTTGCGCAATCGCTGTGCTCTCTGCCGCTCGCgtaacaattttgttaatactATAGATATTCAACTAAAGCTactcatttaatattagtttttatttttcctaaggattcaaatttaaaaacaatgtgtAGAAACGTAATCActgattcataaaaattttgatttattattcaacGCTACAAATTGATCCTATAAAATTAGTGATTTCtctgaacaattttttttgtgcttTATTAGAGTCTTACCTTTCTTGACATGAGCTGAGAGTGTTAGGTCAAGTACAGTACTGATGATCGCAAAGGCTAAGAGAGCCGCTAACACAGCAGCGAACGCCTGTTCATTCCCACTTAGAGGTGTATATTCAGTTCCTCTAGTGCAGTACTCCAATTTATACAACCTAGCCGATAGGTTGTAGGAAGATGTGGTGCTTGCATTTATACAAGTCTCGAACCTGGAGccaacgaaataaaaatagtaagcTATATTCTAACACTTGTAATCAATGTTGTGCTATTTATTACTCCTATACATGAAAAATAGTTACCACATCTCCAAGGAAGAAGTCTGATGTTGTTGACATGATCGCGGCAGACAAACACCGCGGTGAAGGCGAGTATGGTTAAAGTTGTCCACCCAATTAGCTGAGTATTGCTGTAAACGTATTCCTTTCTAGTGACTCTTGAAATGTGGAATTTTATAAAGgcatattacattataatgttaacataagttcctaaatgaaataattcttCGCAATCGCAACAATCGATAATAATGCATTCCAACGCATGCATCGCGACCCTTACAATCGGAGCGGAACTTTGCTGATGAAACTATTTTCACACTGCCTTTCTatctattaacatatttttgttttagctTGATcacgtttaatataaagattctgccagtaacaaaaaagaatagatttttagttatttagttAACCTTGAAATAAAGCATTACAAATCATTTGCATTTTTGTGTATCTTTCAGAAAAAAACACATAAGACTGCAATACAGTTTTGCAATAACTAAAGGGAAATCGCAATCACAAAAACCATAAACATTTCCTGTTAGATTCGCTGTAAAAgtgtctatttaatatttaaataaaggaaacatatattaaatatcacacATTGCCGCGAtatttacagatatatatataatgtttattgctTACATAGCGTCACTGGGagagattaaatttattaagaccTACAGCATTCTGTTATAGTGAAGATGATGAAAATATCATGCATAGCTAATATGCAATTTATACCTAATCAAACTAAATGTATATAGATTGCTTTAACATGTTATAGTCATTGCGTCCCTAGACTCATTCAATATTTCCATAGGTCATTTGTCCTTGATTCCTTTTTTACCTTCATGGTCCGAAATAGAGGATGATCGGTGGTGGCGGTGAGCTCAAAGCTGCCGAGGCAGTAAACTCCGCGTGTTGCAAGACATCCTGGGAACTCCTCAAGGTCAAAAAGACGCGGCATGGCGTAGTATTCTTCATCTGGATAACAACAAATATGcaagtatatttttcactATTTTTAGTTCCATTAAATTCACATCAGTAGAAcaacaacaaattttattaccgtTACAAGTTAACTTACGGTAATTTTATAtgcataataattttctaatataaattaaagtttataagagacatttatgttttagttaaaaatagatattaactaaaaatacttttatactcatacatacatatactcatcatataaataaattgttattgaataacaaaattttgttcccTGGTCCCTggtgaaatatttgtatatataaatcacgAGTCCAAAGATAGTTATGGAGTTAGTGATATGCAGACAAACATTTTTGGATTATATTATTGCAATCAAAAGTAGAATGTAGCTTTAGTAAAAGCTGAATGGgaaatgtcttttttttttaaattataatagttaactataattaacactttaaataCAAGTACTTCACCacatacgtatgtatataacatttatatacatacaataaaaagtgatttcttattagtagaaaaatatttgttcccTTTTCtagttaatttcaataaaataaattagttttatttcaaatattaattgagaCAGTGTTGTTTTAGCTAGaaacattttagaaattaaattgtcaagaaacagcatttttttttaaactaacaatAGGTACTTCTAATACTTTTACTTTCTGGTTTCGTTAAAATATACGTTGTTTAGAATTCGGTCTTAAAAAGcgaaatgatataaatatgtgaagaaaatctatattttagtctaaaacagaaatagaatgaaaaatgttgatttaatcaatttattattttatattcatttaattaatacatatatatctatatataattgatttcaCCACTTGCATTTTGTAATAGATTGTATTTTAagcttaataataaatataaataaaacctacCACTGAGATCGTATATAATATCTCCATTTGTCCCCACAGCTTCTTTTTTTGTAGCTAGAGTATTTTCTTCACCATCAGTATTTATCGTGCTATTTGCTGCGTAAAGACTCGCCGGTTTTATGtctttatttagtattatatctTCTGTGTTTTGGTCGTCACAGTGGGCGCAGGCGGCGCACGCGAGTACGAAGTAGAACGAGCGCACCGACATCGCAGTTAATGCACACTGCCGGAGCTTGCATAACTGACTGACTTCTTACTTTTTCGTGGTGTGGTTACTTGTGGAAGCAGTCTCTGTGtaggaaaatttaattctctcttcaaattactataattataaaataaactatcacAATTTCCTAACCTACAcaaaatgaattgaaatacTTCTAATAATGGGTTTTAAGAAGTTACATAAACGCTATGTGACAAATCTCACAGCACTAGTTACCGATCATTgctaaaatcaataattaggAATCAGAATTTCTGATTATAATCAGAGTAACGTAATCCAGATTTTTGGGtacctaaaatatattgtagttAGGTTTCATAATAAAGTTCTTGGGAGATATTTTTGCTGATGTTCTTTCCTTTACATATAGTTTTATGATTcagtacataataaaaaaatctacttactgttagttttaaatatacttcgAGAAACAAACTCACTATAGATATTAATCGCTaaactaaatacaaatattttcaattttatcgtTCTTGAATGTTAACATATTCTGGTATTCATGAAATCGTTAAGAAAACtgaacataatatgtatttagacaAGAATTTCAAACACCTAAAAACGTTCcaacatttatatgaatagtcTTAATAAGTTCACTCCAGCAGTGGTTACCGATTTAAAGGTTTTTAGTAAAGTTACCCTGAATTTCAATTATACTATAAGTATATCTGAAGTCTACGATAATCtgcaaaattataacattggCTTCAAGATATACGTatacatacttaaatattcattatcaatttgaataattatcaAAGTATATTTCTATGAATCCATATTAAAGTAGTCAAGAATTTGTTAtcccaaataatatttattatttcatttcattgctGCTACATAGCATTGTTAATAAATCGTTTCCGGATTCGAGGGACGGAGATGTGAAATGTTAATTTGActgatattgtaatataatctattaaaacaaacatgacGTAATGAGAAGGGCTCGCATAGACCTCATTAACACAATTTATCTCCCTTTCTACCTGCCGTTGAGCTACAAAACTCACGGAATTATATAACTTCATATTGTAGGCAATGAAACTCCACTAAACTATAGGCCAATGTCTAATCTAAGAATTTAGTGattttaggaaataaaatgctgaaataaaaacaaactgaCTATATTTACAAAGCTTCATGTATTTTCaccaaaaagtattataataataaacatattatttgtacgaaataaaagtttttgttttgattttactaCTTTTTAGTAATTGGGTTAACACGaagatttattgttatgtaattGCGTTTAAGTACTGCTTTCcatgagacgaaaccttttAGCATTCCACGGACTCACCGTGTGGGTTGCAGAGCGAGGAGCTCCAACAGTGCCTGAGGTGTAGGTTAAAGGGGCTgatatctaacgcgcgttaaacgctaaCCTCCAACGTCCAAattcctctctctacctaaccaaatttgaaaagaacctactggggctgccttcgaagtacgtttcaagaatgaattgatattagttctggactggcccaagtcttttagtaggtagTAAAGAGATTTTGCCGTTATagctctcgctcccacttccaCGTACcacgtacaaatccacgacgaacctctttcgagtgagttcgtttgtgagctcgtaatatttattgaccttgatggtatggtctttggggatgttgatTTCCTAAAGAatcgtaagctctattatcacaacgcgctttaaaattcgcgaatatataaatatatctagtCTTGAGCCCGAcacacaaatatcctctgggattttgtattgtttctcatacgtatccaacattatagtccaattcgaagccgctttaaggagagagtaaggcttgacgtttgattttgtagccctaccttctctcacaaaacctattgatcgctcgtttatggttatttccctttgcgctctggctaccgaaagactaaccgcttcacgcatgttttccagaaccctatcgtgacgacgcgagtattgactgctatccaggagtaccttacattccaccagcaaatgcttagcagttccaactgccttcccacagatatagcaagttttttcaatacctttaccccatcttacaaAATTACTCTGATCAGGGAGAGTCATTTGTAAcgcattgaaataaaatttcagcaATATTGGCGatcaatcatgaattaaggtgTACcgttttagtgctaatgggatgcaaaaatctcctatgtctaactaCTCTTTCTGCATCTCTAAACTAATTgcataaatcttatatttatatatctcgtctcgccgaataaaagacttcaatatattcgTATCTTGGGctttcttacttgatcctacCCCTTCACTGTTAATTTGTGCTCCTATTATAAACtgcttatggaattgaagtcgtgactggggcatctttgtcttttgggagcaaTGTAACGACTTCATCATAGAATTACCCCGggatatatctcttggaaactcttaggtgtttaaagagctccgatggcctttttagactcatcccaaaacatTTCCGATCCCTGAAAAAAGCTGATGAATAAGCATTTAGCGCCAGCCCGAGTCACaccttcaacatctttatgacgcctccatgtaattttaacaaaaggattttattaaaatcatagacgaggaaaggaattgaagtttaatttatctatCGTGTACGACTAAGAAACTCTAAtctattttgaatttcaaacaaTGAATGAAGTAGTCGTGTAAACCCAGTTAATGAATGACATTCACGAAGTCATATTAAAGAAAGTTTGGCAAACACATAGAAATAAGTGATTGACAGTTTGTTTAAGTACTGTTAATGAAGGTAGGATTGCTGAAAGATCTGTTGGTATTTATTCGTAATCCaaattaataagtttgttataattaaaacatatgcGGCTCCTGATATACAGGTTAAAAAACTTATAGTTCAAAGACAACAAAAAGGGGATATGTGaacaaaagaaagaaatagaattcaatatatttcctaAGCTTCTCCGCTGGTGGCGTGACCCGTTCGGTTACACGGTGGTTAGGCTAGTTTAGTGTTAACGCAACCGCGCGTCGCCGGCGTGCTGGCCGCTTCTCAAACCAGTCCTATTTCCATTGCTTTTACTATTTTGCACTAAAATCACAactagtttattaatttattcataaaacaatgaCAAATTTACTtcgatgttatataaaaaatggaaaaatagtaatttacattatgttaaaaaagtcAACGATAGacgataaaactaaaaaaattgtttttaataatcaataatagatattatttgaaaactaactAATTATGTACCagattagaaataaaactaaggaCAGgagcattatttaataattacatacgtCCAATAGTgtaattattcataatgattataatcTCGTGTAAATCTTGGCTGGACTTACTGGACTTCTGTCTTTATTTTAGTGTTGCCTTTTGCGCCTCAGTTGAAggacaatatattataagagtaGTCAAGGAGctctaattttttaaatattttttactggaAATTGATTTACTGTAAATTAACTGGAAAAAAGTTCAAATGCAAATGTTGTCATCgcaaaatcttatttattcgtttcgtattctatatttaatatttagctgtacattttaaaattgtgttcTATTTATAGATCTAACGATTTTAAAAAGAAGGCCGCATACTTGAGTGAGTCTTAAGTTAAATGtactatattttgttattttaaaaaaagtattaaataaaaaatagtggcatatatgtatatacaaaacatataaatttatacatataagaaatactataataattaatcaataactataattttaaagtaataaaattcgcaGATAACTTTTATGGATACACACTTAGATGAAATATAACACATACTTAATATTCAATACCCACATAAGTGCATGGTTAAAACTACTACTTTATTCTTTTTTGGATCGAATGTtcttggatatattttttttattcacaaactATAGCGACTTACAGACTTCTCCAATTTCAAAGTCAAAATCACTTCTCTCCTGAATCCGATGTGACACAAAATTTCTCAAAAATTACACTTGGTAAATATAGTATGTAGTAAAAAGATAGCTATTTCCCACATCACAAATTTTATCCCAGGGAAAATAGTCAGCATAGAGCAAGTTTGGAAGAGAGACGAAGGTGTCAAGTACGGAAGGCCGGGAACCTCTATCCGAAATTAGGACACTGCTAAAGATTGAAAACGTTTCTATAAAAACCGCTTTTCGCATCCAAATTGTGAGTAAGATTTTTGTATGGgcctaataataaatt
This Danaus plexippus chromosome Z, MEX_DaPlex, whole genome shotgun sequence DNA region includes the following protein-coding sequences:
- the LOC116777944 gene encoding nose resistant to fluoxetine protein 6-like yields the protein MSVRSFYFVLACAACAHCDDQNTEDIILNKDIKPASLYAANSTINTDGEENTLATKKEAVGTNGDIIYDLSDEEYYAMPRLFDLEEFPGCLATRGVYCLGSFELTATTDHPLFRTMKQYSANWVDNFNHTRLHRGVCLPRSCQQHQTSSLEMWFETCINASTTSSYNLSARLYKLEYCTRGTEYTPLSGNEQAFAAVLAALLAFAIISTVLDLTLSAHVKKGCGWALSWSLRQSWQSLVTPAPATRELDLRSFDGLRVFCMLCVIIEHVCWLGTISYIENTRIFEQLRHEGDVILMTNSTLVVQIFFLMASFLLAHKILEQKNHLPPFSTFFDTMINRIIRVSPSYFMVLWFASSWWWRLGQGPMWTPLVTAEADICRRKWWTHLLYLNNVLIRDDKCLIQTWYLAADMQLYALSLALTLLLRGRRCAVRLLIVLFGVVSATLTVLAYMWKLVPTFVLHNPESVRLQYSGEASFNWLYQSPLGNAPGALAGLLLAHAQRRLPRSGLLEHQLFRWVSVAGAPAALCWAALSPMALGAGPPNRLVAALLAALERPIFLLCVTLALLGAIHGIKSPWRTWLSHSSAALARLSFGALLLHMPLNKALLGSRLTPTQLDRQYAIYGWFGVAVVSYAAALPLALLVELPVQRLYKELTLIFRKKPPSTHNNKIPSLDKTEFCSTEHCSK